The following coding sequences lie in one Pan paniscus chromosome X, NHGRI_mPanPan1-v2.0_pri, whole genome shotgun sequence genomic window:
- the KIAA1210 gene encoding acrosomal protein KIAA1210 homolog: MRAGWTPRGFSAFHTSLLPGRHPYLAHLGPRDRGARIGSRAYSQGCCSCLWLTYKGKKEGSTKGELGPAAVTDLEIPSYSRGFLPCTPRFPTTWCRGPGCFCVTAVIAGNLGDLARIVGPSHHASQLLLLQEQDSGNHPTTAESLSEISDSLDVLEAGDEGKKKCKFKALKSFFVKKKEKEAEDTQEEEMLELSLSSSNINISSLQPVRENQPTKARAKSSMGSKALSHDSIFMLGPEPERSASKMFPSMDPQRGRPQQRSHISRTLPKPRSKVPGVVSGAMSGAVLQNVPTSAVWVAGPKITENPPSRRRRLSIIPPVIQPEIISKNLVEISLDHESPKNPQKKALPHKSLTATQSFSELSSGPDCSQSLTAFATLASTSSTQLPIGFSTPATTQGCLDSSAARHKMTLNPRKQKKNLQVIIRGLPVWFSHFQGILEGSLQCVTQTLETPNLDEPLPVEPKEEEPNLPLVSEEEKSITKPKEINEKKLGMDSADSSSQKQNNKTEMYDKKTTDQAPNTDASRSQGYPMSAAYGRRWRRKGASVSGLSGCEFKGRSLKQSSEGYGLGDRAGSSPTNKTARNVPFSHLSLEKDNMEQPTTSQPETTTPQGLLSDKDDMGRRNAGIDFGSRKASAAQPIPENMDNSMVSDPQPYHEDAASGAEKTEARASLSLMVESLSTTQEEAILSVAAEAQVFMNPSHIQLEDQEAFSFDLQKAQSKMESAQDVQTICKEKPSGNVHQTFTASVLGMTSTTAKGDVYAKTLPPRSLFQSSRKPDAEEVSSDSENIPEEGDGSEELAHGHSSQSLGKFEDEQEVFSESKSFLEDLSSSEEELDLRCLSQALEEPEDEEVFTESSSYVEKYNTSDDCSSSEEDLPLRHPAQALGKPKNQQEVSSASNNTPEEQNDFMQQLPSRCPSQPIMNPTVQQQVPTSSVGTSIKQSDSVEPIPPRHPFQPWVNPKVEQEVSSSPKSLAVEESISMKPLPPKLLCQPLMNPKVQQNMFSGSEDIAVERVISVEPLLPRYSPQSLTDPQIRQISESTAVEEGTYVEPLPPRCLSQPSERPKFLDSMSTSAEWSSPVAPTPSKYTSQPWVTPKFEELYQLSAHPESTTVEEDISKEQLLPRHLSQLTVGNKVQQLSSNFERAAIEADISGSPLPPQYATQFLKRSKVQEMTSRLEKMAVEGTSNKSRIPRRPTQSFVKFMAQQIFSESSALKRGSDVAPLPPNLPSKSLSKPEVKHQVFSDSGSANPKGGISSKMLPMKHPLQSLGRPEDPQKVFSYSERAPGKCSSFKEQLSPRQLSQALRKPEYEQKVSSVSASSPKEWRNSKKQLPPKHSSQASDRSKFQPQMSSKGPVNVPVKQSSGEKHLPSSSPFQQQVHSSSVNAAARRSVFESNSDNWFLGRDEAFAIKTKKFSQGSKNPIKSIPAPATKPGKFTIAPVRQTSTSGGIYSKKEDLESGDGNNNQHANLSNQDDVEKLFGVRLKRAPPSQKYKSEKQDNFTQLASVPSGPISSSVGRGHKIRSTSQGLLDAAGNLTKISYVADKQQSRPKSESMAKKQPACKTPGKPAGQQSDYAVSEPVWITMAKQKQRSFKAHIPVKELKTKSSAGADAETKEPKYGGAGSANENQPKKMFTSSVHKQEKTAQMKPPKPTKSVGFEGQKILQVPAMEKETKRSSTLPAKFQNPVEPVEPVWFSLARKKAKAWSHMAEITQ, translated from the exons gaaagaagaaatgcaaatttaaagccCTTAAGAGCTTTTTTgttaagaagaaggaaaaagaagccgAAGATACCCAGGAAGAAGAAATGCTAGAACTGAGCTTGTCCAGCAGCAACATTAACATCTCTTCTCTGCAGCCCGTTCGGGAAAATCAACCAACTAAGGCCAG GGCCAAGAGCAGCATGGGGAGCAAAGCCCTATCCCATGATAGCATCTTCATGTTGGGTCCTGAGCCTGAAAGATCAGCAAGTAAAATGTTTCCTTCTATGGATCCCCAGAGAGGCAGACCTCAGCAG AGATCCCATATTTCCAGAACTCTGCCTAAACCTAGGAGTAAGGTTCCTGGAGTTGTGTCTGGAGCCATGTCAGGAGCTGTGCTTCAAAATGTGCCTACAAGTGCAGTCTGGGTTGCTGGCCCCAAGATCACTGAG AACCCACCATCACGCCGACGCCGACTCAGCATCATCCCACCTGTTATCCAACCTGAAATAATTTCTAAGAACTTGGTAGAAATCTCTCTCGATCATGAGTCACCTAAGAATCCACAAAAGAAGGCTTTACCACATAAGAGTTTGACAGCGACTCAG AGCTTCTCTGAGTTATCATCTGGACCTGATTGCTCACAGTCCTTGACTGCATTTGCCACACTTGCCTCTACCAGCAGCACCCAGCTGCCCATTGGTTTCAGCACCCCAGCCACCACCCAGGGCTGTTTGGATTCTTCAGCTGCTCGCCACAAAATGACTTTAAATCCCCGCAAACAAAAGAAGAACCTTCAAGTGATT ATTCGTGGCCTTCCAGTGTGGTTCAGTCATTTCCAGGGTATTTTAGAGGGATCCCTGCAGTGTGTCACTCAGACATTAGAAACTCCAAACCTGGATGAACCACTTCCA GTGGAACCAAAGGAGGAGGAGCCAAACCTTCCATTGGtttctgaagaagaaaagagcatAACCAAACCAAAAGAAATCAACGAAAAGAAGCTGGGAATGGACAGTGCAG ATTCCTCAAGCCAGAAACAGAACAACAAAACTGAGATGTATGATAAGAAGACAACAGACCAGGCTCCAAACACTGATGCTTCTCGGAGTCAGGGCTATCCAATGTCAGCAGCATATGGaagaagatggagaagaaaaGGAGCAAGTGTTTCAGGATTGAGTGGGTGTGAATTCAAAGGAAGAAGCCTTAAACAATCCAGTGAAGGGTAtggcctgggcgatagagctgGGTCTTCACCTACCAATAAGACTGCCAGGAATGTCCCTTTCTCACACTTGTCCTTAGAGAAGGACAACATGGAGCAGCCTACAACTTCACAACCAGAAACCACTACCCCTCAGGGGTTGCTTTCAGATAAAGATGACATGGGAAGGAGAAATGCTGGCATAGATTTCGGATCCAGAAAAGCATCAGCAGCACAGCCCATACCTGAAAACATGGACAATTCCATGGTTAGTGATCCACAACCATACCATGAAGATGCAGCTTCTGGAGCTGAGAAGACAGAAGCCAGAGCTTCTCTCTCACTGATGGTGGAAAGCCTTTCTACAACCCAAGAGGAGGCCATTCTCTCAGTAGCAGCAGAGGCTCAGGTGTTTATGAATCCTTCTCATATCCAGTTAGAAGATCAAGAAGCTTTCAGCTTTGATTTACAAAAGGCCCAATCCAAAATGGAGTCAGCCCAGGATGTTCAAACTATCTGCAAAGAAAAGCCTTCTGGAAATGTTCACCAGACCTTTACAGCAAGTGTTTTGGGTATGACAAGTACTACAGCCAAAGGAGATGTTTATGCCAAGACTCTGCCTCCCAGAAGCCTTTTTCAGTCCTCAAGGAAGCCTGATGCTGAAGAAGTCTCCTCAGATTCAGAGAATATTCCTGAGGAGGGGGATGGTTCTGAAGAACTGGCTCATGGTCACTCTTCCCAGTCCTTGGGGAAGTTTGAAGATGAACAAGAAGTCTTCTCAGAATCAAAAAGTTTTCTTGAGGACTTGAGCAGCTCTGAGGAGGAGCTGGACCTCAGATGCCTCTCCCAGGCTTTAGAGGAGCCTGAAGATGAAGAAGTCTTCACAGAATCAAGCAGTTATGTTGAAAAGTACAACACTTCTGATGATTGCAGCAGCTCAGAGGAAGACCTGCCTCTCAGACACCCTGCTCAGGCCTTGGGAAAGCCCAAAAACCAACAAGAAGTCTCCTCTGCTTCAAATAATACTCCTGAAGAGCAGAATGATTTTATGCAGCAGCTGCCTTCCAGATGCCCTTCTCAGCCCATTATGAATCCTACTGTTCAGCAACAAGTCCCCACCAGTTCAGTGGGCACTTCTATAAAACAGAGCGATTCCGTGGAGCCAATCCCTCCAAGACACCCTTTCCAGCCATGGGTGAACCCTAAAGTGGAGCAAGAAGTTTCCTCATCTCCAAAGAGCTTGGCTGTTGAAGAGAGCATTTCTatgaagcctctgcctcctaaactTCTTTGCCAGCCCTTGATGAATCCTAAAGTTCAACAAAACATGTTCTCAGGTTCAGAGGACATTGCTGTTGAGAGAGTCATTTCTGTGGAGCCACTACTCCCCAGATATTCTCCTCAGTCCTTGACAGATCCTCAAATCCGGCAAATCTCTGAAAGCACAGCTGTTGAGGAAGGCACTTATGTGGAACCGCTGCCTCCCAGATGCCTTTCCCAGCCCTCGGAGAGGCCTAAGTTCCTGGACTCAATGAGTACTTCTGCAGAATGGAGCAGTCCTGTGGCACCAACACCTTCCAAATACACTTCCCAGCCATGGGTGACCCCTAAATTTGAGGAACTGTATCAACTCTCTGCACATCCAGAAAGCACTACTGTTGAAGAGGATATTTCTAAGGAGCAGCTGCTTCCCAGACATCTTTCCCAGCTGACGGTGGGAAATAAAGTCCAGCAACTGTCCTCAAATTTCGAGCGGGCTGCTATTGAGGCAGACATTTCTGGGAGTCCATTGCCTCCCCAATATGCTACCCAGTTCTTAAAGAGGTCTAAAGTTCAGGAAATGACCTCACGACTAGAGAAAATGGCTGTTGAAGGCACTTCTAACAAATCACGGATTCCCAGGCGTCCGACCCAGTCATTCGTGAAATTTATGGCACAGCAAATCTTTTCAGAGAGCTCTGCTCTTAAGAGGGGCAGTGATGtggcacctctgcctcccaatctTCCTTCCAAATCTTTATCAAAGCCTGAAGTCAAGCACCAAGTTTTCTCAGATTCAGGGAGTGCTAATCCTAAGGGAGGCATTTCTTCAAAGATGCTACCTATGAAGCACCCTTTACAGTCCTTGGGGAGGCCTGAAGACCCACAGAAAGTTTTCTCTTATTCAGAGAGAGCTCCTGGGAAGTGCAGCAGTTTTAAAGAGCAGCTGTCTCCCAGGCAGCTTTCCCAGGCCTTGAGGAAACCTGAGTATGAGCAAAAAGTCTCCTCTGTTTCTGCCAGTTCTCCTAAAGAGTGGAGGAATTCTAAAAAGCAGCTGCCTCCCAAACATTCTTCCCAAGCCTCAGATAGGTCTAAATTCCAGCCACAGATGTCATCAAAGGGCCCAGTGAATGTACCTGTAAAGCAGAGCAGTGGTGAGAAGCACCTGCCTTCAAGTAGTCCTTTCCAGCAACAGGTTCATTCAAGTTCTGTGAATGCTGCTGCTAGGCGATCTGTTTTTGAGAGCAATTCTGACAACTGGTTCCTAGGAAGAGATGAAGCTTTTGcaatcaaaaccaagaaattCAGCCAAGGTTCCAAAAACCCCATAAAGAGCATTCCAGCCCCTGCTACCAAACCTGGGAAGTTCACCATTGCTCCTGTCAGGCAAACATCCACTTCTGGGGGCATTTACTCTAAGAAAGAAGATCTTGAGAGTGGTGATGGTAATAATAACCAGCATGCAAACCTATCCAATCAGGATGATGTTGAAAAGCTTTTTGGAGTTCGACTGAAAAGAGCCCCTCCCTCGCAGAAGTATAAGAGTGAGAAACAAGATAACTTCACCCAGCTTGCTTCAGTGCCCTCGGGCCCAATTTCATCCTCTGTAGGCAGGGGACATAAAATCAGAAGCACTTCCCAGGGGCTCCTGGATGCTGCAGGGAACCTCACCAAAATATCTTACGTTGCAGATAAGCAACAGAGCAGGCCCAAATCTGAAAGCATGGCCAAGAAGCAACCTGCTTGCAAGACCCCAG gAAAGCCTGCTGGTCAACAGTCAGATTATGCTGTCTCAGAGCCAGTTTGGATAACTATGGCAAAGCAGAAGCAGAGGAGTTTCAAGGCCCACATTCCTGTGAAAGAGCTGAAAACTAAGAGCAGTGCTGGAGCCGATGCTGAGACTAAGGAGCCTAAATATGGG GGAGCTGGctctgcaaatgaaaaccaaccTAAAAAGATGTTCACTTCCAGTGTCCATAAACAGGAGAAGACAGCACAGATGAAGCCACCTAAGCCTACAAAATCAG TTGGATTTGAAGGTCAGAAGATACTGCAAGTTCCTGCCATGGAAAAAGAAACCAAACGATCTTCAACTCTCCCAGCCAAGTTCCAGAACCCAGTTGAGCCAGTTGAACCTGTCTGGTTCTCACTGGCCAGGAAGAAAGCCAAAGCATGGAGCCACATGGCAGAAATCACGCAATAA